In Argiope bruennichi chromosome X1, qqArgBrue1.1, whole genome shotgun sequence, a single window of DNA contains:
- the LOC129958472 gene encoding uncharacterized protein LOC129958472 translates to MSRASSVPGQLELKVRRVDGKLVRAILDTGSQKSYVSQYIAQTLGLKSLGKQKITHGLFGGPQMTEINVDEIHILLGADIVGKLFTGEIKQVSKGLTAVNTKLGWTVLGKSNSESTFETRNSLLVQSLLTN, encoded by the exons ATGTCAAGG GCAAGCTCTGTCCCAGGACAATTGGAGTTGAAAGTTAGGAGGGTCGACGGAAAG TTGGTAAGGGCAATATTAGACACCGGAAGTCAGAAGAGTTACGTTTCACAATACATAGCTCAAACTTTGGGTTTGAAGAGCCTAGGAAAACAGAAGATAACGCATGGACTTTTTGGCGGGCCACAAATGACTGAA ATAAACGTcgatgaaattcatattttgttggGAGCGGACATCGTAGGAAAACTATTTACGGGTGAGATTAAACAAGTATCTAAAGGTCTCACAGCAGTAAATACGAAATTGGGATGGACTGTTTTGGGGAAATCGAACTCTGAATCCACTTTTGAAACCAGAAATTCATTACTGGTACAATCCTTGCTTACAAATTAG